One Rhodothermales bacterium genomic window, AGGCGGCGATCGTGAATGCGCTGAGCGGCGAGGACCTGGCCGGGGTGGCGGTGGAGCGGATCGTGGTTCCGGGGCCGGAGGCGACGCCGGCGGGCCCCGCCATCGTCGAATACGCCCGTCAGCACGACGCGGACCTGATCGTCATCGGAACGCACGGCCGGCGCGGCATGCGGCGCCTGTTCATGGGCAGTGTGGCGGAAGAGGTCGTGCGTGAAGCGCCCTGTCCGGTGCTGACGGTACGCGCCGAGGCGGATGACGCCTTCCCCGCGCGCCCGGTCCGCCGCATCCTGGCGCCGCTCGACTTCTCGGCGCACAGCGAACGTGCGCTGTTGTACGCGACGGAGCTGGCCGCCCTGTACCATGCGCGGCTGGTGCTGCTCCACGTCCTGTACGAGCCGATTCCGCGGAGCTTGTACGGGATGGCGCTCGATCCGGGGTACGGCATCCTGCAGGAGGTCGAGACCTGGGTCAATCAGAAAATGGCGGAGGCGGAGGCGTTCGTCCGGAAGGCCGGCATCGAGGTGGAAACCCATATCGAAAAGGGCCATCCGGCGGACCGCATCCTCGACTTCGCGTCGCGGTCGGATATCGATGTGCTCGTGA contains:
- a CDS encoding universal stress protein encodes the protein MLHVETIVCPTDFSSSAAHALSHAAFLARVYGARLHVLHVVELPALSMPHIREDYFVEHKKKAEAAIVNALSGEDLAGVAVERIVVPGPEATPAGPAIVEYARQHDADLIVIGTHGRRGMRRLFMGSVAEEVVREAPCPVLTVRAEADDAFPARPVRRILAPLDFSAHSERALLYATELAALYHARLVLLHVLYEPIPRSLYGMALDPGYGILQEVETWVNQKMAEAEAFVRKAGIEVETHIEKGHPADRILDFASRSDIDVLVMASHGLTGLDRFVFGNVAEKVIREAPAPVFVLKAFGKDVADYATSENRALEPQTE